ACTCCCATCGACTCCAGGACCCCGGTTATCCTCTTGACGCAGTGACCGCACGACATATCCGGTACCCTGTAGGAATACTCCTTGCTCATTCAGATTTCCCCCTTCCTTATGGTCAGTGAATTCAACACCACCGATATCGAACTGAAGGCCATGGCGGTTTCGGCGATGGCGGGGTGGAGAATCCCGGCCATGGCCACCGGTATGGCTATGATATTGTACAGGAAAGCCCAGAAAAGGTTCCTGGTTATCACCTTGAAGGTCCGTTCCGATATCCTGATGCTCTCCAGGGCCTTCGATATGCCGCCGCTCATGACCACTATGTCGGCGCTGTCGATCGCGAGATCCATACCGGACCCGATGGCCATCCCGATATCGGCACCCTTGAGAGCCGCCGCATCGTTGATGCCGTCCCCAATCATGAGCACCTTTTTCCCCTCCGCCTGGTAGGTCCTGACGATGTCAAGTTTATCCTCGGGTCTCACACCGGAAAGGACTTCGGTGATACCCACCTGTCGAGCCACCGCCCTTGCGGTGGCCTCGTTGTCGCCGGTCACCATGACCGGCAGGAGCCCCAGGGCCTTCATCCCTTCTACAGCGGAAGATGAATCATCCCTGATCCTGTCCTCTATGGCGAAGAAACCCGCACCGACCCCTTCCCTATCGACCTCCACCACGGTCTTGCCGGCTTCGAGGTACCCCGAATAGCCATCGTAGGAGTCCGGTTTGCCTACCTCGTACCTGATGCCCCCGACCAACCCGGTGACCCCCTTGCCGGCGACCTCTTGGACATTTTCCACGGAAGGGAGGTCTTCACCGGCGGAAGCCGTAATCGCCTTGGCCAGCG
This genomic window from Thermovirga sp. contains:
- a CDS encoding heavy-metal-associated domain-containing protein, with the protein product MSKEYSYRVPDMSCGHCVKRITGVLESMGV